A genomic region of Chloracidobacterium sp. contains the following coding sequences:
- a CDS encoding class I SAM-dependent methyltransferase, protein MTAHGIALDDTQVAALVTHYRLLGEANTRLNLTRLMTPEDAVRWHYLDILAALPCFTGNMPNCWVDVGSGGGFPGLVLAVARPDWRLMLAERRAKKAAFLRACVAELGLSPRVLVYAGEFEPGTARRALVSYGVDVSRETCGIVARAVEDGRRRLPQLLKLPILVRAVFWLGAADATALVECPPQGWMVEHLLPLPTGDRRTALALTRRAD, encoded by the coding sequence TTGACAGCACATGGCATCGCACTGGATGACACCCAAGTTGCGGCGCTGGTGACGCACTACCGCCTCCTAGGTGAAGCCAATACGCGCCTCAACCTCACGCGGCTAATGACGCCTGAAGATGCTGTACGTTGGCACTACCTTGACATTTTGGCGGCGCTGCCATGTTTCACGGGAAACATGCCTAACTGCTGGGTGGATGTCGGCTCAGGTGGGGGGTTTCCGGGGTTGGTTCTCGCTGTCGCGCGGCCGGACTGGCGCTTGATGCTGGCGGAGCGTCGCGCCAAGAAAGCAGCGTTTCTCAGAGCGTGCGTTGCTGAGTTGGGACTTAGCCCAAGGGTGCTGGTATACGCGGGTGAGTTTGAGCCGGGAACGGCGAGGCGGGCGTTGGTAAGCTACGGTGTGGACGTTTCACGTGAAACGTGCGGTATTGTTGCGCGCGCCGTCGAAGACGGCCGACGTCGCCTGCCACAGCTTCTGAAGCTGCCGATACTGGTACGCGCCGTGTTCTGGCTCGGCGCAGCGGACGCGACCGCACTAGTGGAGTGTCCGCCGCAGGGCTGGATGGTGGAGCACCTCCTTCCGTTGCCGACCGGCGACCGGCGAACGGCGCTGGCGTTAACGCGGCGCGCAGACTAA
- a CDS encoding ATP-binding protein has translation MGVGVGLGLSVVKSIVAAHGGDVRVESQLGVGTSFTVTLPVANAGVETDPT, from the coding sequence ATGGGCGTCGGCGTTGGCTTAGGTCTATCCGTTGTGAAAAGCATTGTCGCGGCGCACGGCGGTGATGTCCGAGTGGAAAGTCAGCTAGGTGTTGGTACGAGTTTTACTGTGACTTTGCCCGTCGCCAACGCTGGCGTTGAGACCGACCCAACCTGA
- a CDS encoding GDP-L-fucose synthase, with product MEKDAKIYVAGHRGLVGSALVRRLQAEGFTNLVLRTRAELDLTRQADVEAFFAAERPAYVFLAAAKVGGILANDTYGGDFIRENLLIQTHVIEAARRWGVQKLLFLGSSCIYPKFAPQPMSEDCLLTGVLEPTNEPYAVAKIAGLTMVKAYRKQYGFNAISLMPTNLYGPGDNFDLASSHVLAALLRKFHEAKMTNAPTVTVWGTGTPRREFLHVDDLADAALFLMRSYESGELINVGVGEDIAINELAALIREVVGYTGDIVYDTSKPDGTPRKLLDVSRLHALGWRARIPLREGITATYAWYCANYGN from the coding sequence ATGGAGAAGGACGCGAAAATCTACGTCGCTGGCCATCGTGGTTTGGTTGGATCGGCACTGGTTCGCAGGCTTCAGGCGGAAGGGTTTACCAACCTCGTACTTCGAACCCGCGCTGAGCTGGACCTGACGCGGCAGGCTGACGTAGAGGCTTTTTTCGCCGCCGAGCGTCCAGCATACGTCTTTCTGGCGGCGGCGAAGGTCGGCGGTATTCTGGCTAATGACACCTATGGCGGCGATTTCATTCGGGAAAACCTGCTCATTCAGACTCACGTGATTGAAGCTGCGCGGCGGTGGGGCGTGCAAAAGCTTCTGTTTCTTGGCTCATCCTGCATTTACCCCAAGTTTGCTCCCCAGCCGATGTCTGAGGACTGCTTGCTGACCGGGGTGCTTGAGCCAACTAACGAGCCGTATGCCGTCGCTAAAATCGCCGGACTGACGATGGTCAAAGCTTACCGAAAGCAGTATGGTTTCAATGCTATCTCTTTGATGCCGACGAATTTATATGGCCCCGGCGACAACTTTGATTTGGCGTCGTCCCACGTTCTAGCGGCGCTGCTGCGGAAGTTTCACGAAGCCAAGATGACGAATGCTCCGACCGTAACTGTGTGGGGAACAGGCACGCCGCGTCGCGAGTTCCTGCACGTGGACGATTTGGCCGACGCAGCGCTATTTCTGATGCGGTCGTATGAAAGCGGTGAACTCATCAACGTCGGCGTTGGCGAAGACATTGCTATCAACGAACTGGCGGCTCTGATTCGGGAGGTCGTCGGCTACACGGGCGATATCGTTTACGACACCTCAAAACCTGACGGGACGCCGCGCAAGCTGTTAGATGTTTCGCGCCTCCACGCGCTCGGCTGGCGAGCGCGGATTCCGCTTCGTGAAGGCATTACGGCAACTTACGCTTGGTATTGCGCCAACTATGGCAACTGA
- a CDS encoding transglycosylase SLT domain-containing protein, translating to MNLLELQRFLVGVMVLAVTVATPHQPTHPKLVPLSDQPPVSAADESLFEARTTAQRIQQAVAGRCYADALRDLNRFAAAAPALYVLNNYDYLHARLALRTGDMVTAKKLFLSVVARQEARMLTPFCLHYLAEIARRERQAGKSEAAEEERVALTRLIREFAMHPVARQATLRLAENYVAAGRLNAAIALYRQLAPRSREYEARLGQLLRRAGNEAEAQAIFRRLLATGKDDAALLAAEALDAQGDAVLTPAERLTRARLYLANRHTEGAKRHFRTLVEQAPAAPNRAEALWGLGRAFFIEENWEEARRWFERAHEEYPTSPDGEKGYYQSGHALQNAGRHREAVARYEAFIAKYPKSKFLGGAHLNAIDALRMAGEFDAALAWCDRTEVRFPRELTGVTACFQRAKIWLSRKDFAKALAALDALQRLPLGRRGPGATDAAEVAFLRGLCLERMGRFAEAVEVYLALPDTRTSYYGQLATERLLALAQQAVARDVINQHLIRLRQADNKDALQQALRLTNDPTTRRALLTKLEAAYRRLPAYAQAWRYTAPELGRAFIADSGAAPALRKLADELAFLGLYDDALLVMETPTGDAFAQAVYAGRGDQAWKALAYGEAVFGTLPEDFHLEVMPRQVAELLYPAPYKDELLEHARLRGVDARLLLAIARQESRFNPTVKSPVGARGMFQFIDATANRVARALKLTNWTRADLYDPRTAVQFAAAYVAELHQLFPEHPAAVAAAYNGGETATARWRMRAGVDDPDCFAAEVGYAETKEYVFKVMTNYRAYQRLFDADLRPQPR from the coding sequence ATGAACCTTCTTGAACTTCAACGTTTCCTAGTCGGCGTGATGGTGTTGGCCGTGACCGTTGCCACACCGCATCAGCCCACCCATCCAAAGCTCGTGCCGCTGTCCGACCAACCGCCGGTGAGCGCCGCCGACGAATCGCTATTTGAGGCACGGACGACGGCGCAGCGCATTCAGCAGGCGGTCGCGGGACGTTGTTACGCCGACGCGCTCCGCGACTTAAACCGCTTTGCCGCCGCCGCGCCAGCGCTGTACGTGCTCAACAACTATGACTACCTCCACGCCCGCTTGGCGCTGCGTACCGGTGATATGGTGACGGCAAAGAAGCTCTTCCTGTCCGTCGTCGCACGCCAAGAGGCGCGGATGCTGACGCCGTTTTGTCTGCATTACTTGGCTGAGATCGCCCGCCGCGAACGACAGGCTGGAAAGTCCGAAGCCGCTGAAGAAGAGCGCGTCGCACTAACGCGCCTCATCCGCGAGTTCGCAATGCATCCGGTCGCACGACAGGCGACGCTGCGCCTAGCCGAAAACTACGTCGCCGCCGGCCGGCTAAACGCCGCCATCGCGCTCTACCGTCAACTTGCACCGCGCAGCCGCGAGTATGAAGCCCGGCTCGGCCAACTGTTGCGTCGCGCCGGCAACGAAGCTGAGGCGCAGGCGATTTTTCGGCGACTGCTAGCGACCGGCAAGGATGACGCAGCGCTGCTGGCGGCGGAAGCGCTTGACGCACAGGGGGACGCCGTGTTGACGCCGGCAGAGCGCCTGACACGGGCGCGGCTTTACCTGGCGAACCGGCATACGGAAGGCGCCAAGCGGCACTTTCGCACCTTGGTTGAGCAAGCGCCAGCCGCGCCGAACCGCGCCGAGGCGCTCTGGGGACTCGGTCGCGCTTTCTTCATTGAGGAAAACTGGGAGGAAGCCCGCCGCTGGTTTGAGCGCGCGCACGAGGAATATCCAACGTCGCCTGACGGCGAAAAAGGCTACTACCAGTCCGGTCACGCGCTGCAAAACGCCGGACGCCACCGAGAAGCTGTTGCGCGCTATGAAGCCTTCATCGCCAAATATCCCAAAAGCAAGTTTCTAGGCGGCGCGCATCTCAACGCCATTGACGCGCTGCGGATGGCGGGCGAGTTTGATGCGGCACTAGCGTGGTGCGATCGTACCGAGGTGCGCTTCCCGCGCGAGTTGACTGGTGTGACGGCTTGTTTCCAGCGGGCGAAAATCTGGCTTTCACGGAAAGACTTTGCGAAGGCGCTGGCAGCACTGGACGCGCTTCAGCGTTTACCGCTGGGACGACGTGGCCCCGGCGCAACCGACGCGGCGGAAGTCGCTTTTCTACGTGGGTTGTGTTTGGAGCGAATGGGGCGCTTCGCTGAAGCCGTTGAGGTGTACCTTGCGCTGCCGGATACGCGGACAAGCTACTACGGGCAGTTGGCGACGGAGCGGCTGCTGGCGTTGGCGCAGCAGGCGGTAGCGCGCGATGTCATCAATCAACATTTGATTCGCCTACGGCAAGCGGACAACAAGGATGCTCTTCAGCAGGCGCTGCGTCTGACAAACGATCCTACGACGCGGCGCGCGTTGTTGACGAAGCTAGAAGCGGCGTACCGGCGACTGCCGGCCTATGCGCAGGCGTGGCGGTATACTGCGCCGGAGCTGGGGCGCGCCTTTATCGCCGACTCCGGCGCTGCGCCTGCTCTGCGTAAGCTGGCCGACGAGTTGGCATTCTTGGGGCTGTACGATGATGCGCTGTTAGTCATGGAAACGCCGACCGGCGACGCCTTTGCGCAGGCGGTTTACGCCGGACGCGGTGATCAGGCGTGGAAAGCCCTCGCTTACGGCGAGGCGGTGTTTGGGACGCTGCCGGAGGATTTTCATTTAGAGGTGATGCCGCGTCAGGTCGCCGAGTTACTGTACCCGGCGCCGTACAAGGACGAGCTGCTGGAACATGCTCGCCTGCGCGGCGTGGACGCCCGACTGTTGCTGGCGATTGCGCGGCAGGAGTCGCGCTTCAACCCGACGGTGAAATCGCCGGTGGGGGCGCGTGGAATGTTTCAGTTTATTGACGCCACGGCTAACCGCGTGGCGCGGGCGTTGAAGCTGACTAACTGGACGCGCGCCGATCTGTATGACCCGCGTACAGCGGTGCAGTTCGCGGCGGCGTACGTCGCAGAGTTACACCAACTGTTCCCAGAGCATCCAGCGGCGGTCGCAGCGGCGTACAACGGCGGCGAGACGGCGACGGCGCGGTGGCGAATGCGGGCCGGAGTGGATGATCCTGACTGCTTTGCGGCGGAAGTAGGCTACGCGGAGACCAAGGAGTATGTCTTCAAAGTGATGACGAACTATCGAGCGTATCAGCGGTTGTTCGACGCCGATTTGCGTCCGCAGCCGCGATAA
- a CDS encoding 1-acyl-sn-glycerol-3-phosphate acyltransferase, which produces MNFHQRTIVYLVRPALRLALHPFFRMTYSGVEHVPKTGPVLLAPNHQAYADPFWIGLPIRRPIHFMTWSRVFRVAYLRPFLRYFQCFPVDHDKPFDKSALKTLQDLLRAGQAVMIFPEGGRTPHGDLQEFKAGAFRIAVKMQVPIVPITLNGGFEAWSMYRKFPRPAKIRVHFHPPMRFAAQDRDLKEVTAEAARVVREVIASKLERPRL; this is translated from the coding sequence GCGTACGATTGTCTATCTTGTCCGTCCGGCGCTGCGCTTGGCGCTTCATCCGTTTTTTCGGATGACATATTCCGGCGTCGAGCACGTACCGAAGACAGGGCCGGTTCTGTTGGCTCCGAATCATCAGGCGTACGCCGATCCATTTTGGATTGGTCTCCCAATTCGGCGGCCGATTCACTTTATGACGTGGAGCCGCGTTTTTCGGGTCGCCTACCTGCGTCCGTTCCTGCGGTATTTCCAGTGTTTTCCGGTTGACCATGACAAACCGTTCGACAAAAGCGCGCTCAAGACCCTGCAGGACCTCCTGCGCGCTGGTCAGGCGGTGATGATTTTTCCCGAAGGCGGACGGACGCCGCATGGCGACCTACAGGAATTCAAGGCCGGGGCGTTTCGGATTGCGGTCAAAATGCAAGTGCCGATTGTCCCGATTACACTCAACGGCGGCTTTGAGGCCTGGAGCATGTATCGCAAATTCCCGCGACCGGCGAAGATTCGGGTTCACTTTCACCCGCCAATGCGCTTTGCGGCGCAAGACCGCGACCTGAAGGAAGTAACGGCCGAAGCTGCCCGTGTTGTCCGGGAAGTCATCGCCAGCAAGCTGGAGCGTCCAAGGTTATGA
- a CDS encoding cytidine deaminase, which yields MTQAATPCSKTALGDKALIAAAQAARRHAHAPYSGFAVGAVIQARSGRFYTGCNIENVSFGLTVCAERVALFKALSEGERDFQAVVVATEAATPTPPCGACRQVLWEFCGDIRIISVAAQGATMEWSLAALLPEAFNCHHLLSSPATPPSEAP from the coding sequence ATGACGCAGGCGGCGACGCCTTGCTCGAAAACAGCCTTAGGTGACAAGGCGCTAATCGCCGCTGCACAGGCCGCCCGGCGACACGCCCATGCGCCTTACTCCGGGTTTGCCGTCGGGGCGGTTATTCAAGCCCGCTCCGGACGTTTCTACACCGGCTGCAATATTGAGAATGTCTCGTTTGGGTTGACGGTTTGCGCCGAGCGCGTTGCGCTTTTCAAGGCGCTCTCCGAAGGCGAACGCGACTTTCAGGCCGTGGTCGTCGCTACGGAAGCCGCAACTCCGACGCCACCTTGCGGGGCCTGTCGGCAGGTGTTGTGGGAGTTTTGCGGCGACATTCGCATCATTAGCGTTGCGGCGCAAGGCGCAACTATGGAGTGGTCGCTGGCGGCGCTGTTGCCGGAAGCGTTCAACTGTCATCATCTCCTCTCGTCCCCGGCGACCCCTCCCTCCGAAGCGCCATAG
- a CDS encoding ParB/RepB/Spo0J family partition protein, with product MTTKRALGRGLSALLPERTPQTGEELLELDIERIIPNVGQPRATFHEGRLEELAQSIRENGLLQPIVVRRYGEGFQIIAGERRWRAAQRAGLHRIPAVVRDVPDDRILELSLIENIQREDLTPIEEAQAYRRLMDELGLTQEMVAARLGKDRATIANAIRLLRLPPDIQKLIEERQLTPGHARALLALDSETLQRRVVESIIERGLSVRETERLVKRILRGEPAIVGGAHPTDPNVKFAESKLSKLLGTRVRIVGRGRGGYIEIEYYSAEDLDRLYSRLMRLGDGQGV from the coding sequence ATGACAACCAAAAGGGCGCTTGGGCGCGGACTGAGCGCGCTGCTTCCTGAGCGCACACCCCAGACCGGCGAAGAACTCCTTGAACTTGACATCGAGCGTATCATCCCGAACGTTGGCCAACCCCGCGCAACGTTTCACGAAGGACGATTGGAGGAGCTAGCACAATCCATTCGCGAAAACGGCTTGCTTCAACCGATCGTTGTCCGCCGCTACGGGGAGGGTTTCCAGATCATCGCCGGGGAGCGCCGCTGGCGCGCGGCACAACGCGCTGGACTCCACCGTATTCCAGCTGTTGTGCGTGATGTTCCCGACGACCGAATTCTGGAACTCTCTCTGATTGAGAACATCCAGCGTGAAGATTTGACACCCATCGAAGAAGCGCAGGCGTACCGCCGCCTAATGGATGAGCTGGGGCTAACGCAGGAGATGGTCGCCGCTCGGCTAGGCAAGGATCGCGCAACTATCGCCAACGCTATTCGGCTGCTCCGGCTGCCGCCTGACATTCAAAAACTCATCGAAGAACGTCAGCTGACGCCAGGACATGCTCGTGCGTTGCTGGCACTAGACAGCGAAACTCTCCAGCGGCGTGTCGTGGAAAGTATCATTGAGCGCGGACTATCCGTGCGCGAAACCGAACGACTGGTCAAGCGCATTCTGCGCGGTGAGCCGGCCATCGTCGGCGGCGCCCATCCCACCGACCCAAATGTGAAGTTTGCTGAGTCCAAACTCTCCAAACTGCTTGGCACGAGGGTGCGGATTGTCGGTCGTGGGCGCGGCGGCTACATTGAAATCGAGTACTACAGCGCCGAAGACCTTGACCGGCTCTACAGCCGTTTGATGCGGCTAGGGGACGGACAGGGTGTGTAG
- the purL gene encoding phosphoribosylformylglycinamidine synthase subunit PurL, with translation MASAPESTTELVITPELLELHRLTPEEYARVCELLGRTPTLVELGIFSVMWSEHCSYKSSRVYLKTLPTTGARVVQGPGENAGILDIGDGWCIAFKIESHNHPSFIEPFQGAATGVGGILRDVFTMGARPVAILNSLRFGLPDDPRHGARNRALLDGVVRGIAHYGNAFGCPTIGGEVYFEDCYTFNPLVNAFALGLVRRDQIFLGKATGIGNPVMYVGAKTGRDGIHGATMASAEFDDDALAKRPTVQVGDPFCEKLLLEACLEAMRAGCIVGIQDMGAAGLTSSSCEMGARAGTGIDLELSLVPQRETGMTPYEIMLSESQERMLLVADSGREREVQEIFAKWGLSAVVVGRVTDTRRLRVHHHGRLVADIPNAHLTDNAPRYERPAAPPDDWIADAAARREAREAALAEIFPVAARQLSAAQIRDDLRRLLTSPNLASRQWIYRQYDHMVRTNTIVLPGADAAVIRIKETRKAVAMTLDGNGRYVFLEPRLGAALAVAEACRNLVAVGAEPIGLTNCLNFASPERPEVMWQLRETIAGMGDAARAFETPIVSGNVSLYNETEGRGIFPTPVIGAVGLVEDVRTVIAPRTLPEGEVVYLLGATGEDLGGTEYVRRRFGVVAGPLPTLDLEAERRLQRCVLEGARRRLWTAAHDCADGGLLVALAEMCFSAHGKAASGMTVSLLSSDTERSRAGVLFGETPGRMLVAVAPRYAAEVESLCDDHGVPCQTLGVVRGERLTVTLDGETVLDELIAELEHLWRTALCL, from the coding sequence ATGGCTTCTGCACCCGAATCCACGACTGAACTTGTCATTACCCCTGAACTGCTTGAGCTTCACCGCCTAACGCCTGAAGAGTACGCCAGAGTATGCGAACTGCTGGGGCGGACGCCGACGCTAGTCGAGCTGGGAATTTTCTCGGTCATGTGGTCGGAGCACTGCTCGTACAAGTCGTCGCGGGTGTATCTGAAGACGCTGCCGACGACCGGCGCGCGTGTTGTACAGGGTCCGGGCGAGAATGCCGGGATTCTCGACATAGGCGACGGCTGGTGCATCGCCTTCAAGATTGAATCGCACAATCACCCATCATTCATTGAGCCGTTTCAGGGTGCAGCAACCGGCGTCGGCGGCATTCTGCGCGATGTCTTCACGATGGGCGCGCGTCCCGTCGCCATCTTGAACTCGCTGCGTTTCGGCTTGCCTGACGATCCACGGCATGGCGCGCGCAATCGGGCGCTGCTGGACGGCGTCGTACGCGGCATCGCCCACTACGGCAACGCCTTCGGCTGTCCGACCATCGGCGGTGAGGTCTATTTCGAGGACTGTTACACCTTCAATCCGCTCGTCAATGCGTTCGCGCTCGGTCTTGTGCGGCGCGATCAGATCTTCTTAGGCAAGGCGACAGGCATTGGGAATCCGGTGATGTACGTCGGCGCGAAGACCGGACGCGACGGCATCCACGGCGCGACCATGGCCTCGGCTGAGTTTGACGATGACGCCCTTGCCAAACGCCCCACCGTACAGGTCGGCGACCCATTCTGTGAAAAGCTCCTCCTGGAAGCTTGTTTAGAAGCGATGCGCGCAGGCTGCATTGTCGGCATTCAGGACATGGGCGCAGCCGGGCTTACGTCGTCCAGTTGCGAGATGGGCGCGCGGGCCGGGACGGGCATTGACCTTGAGCTTTCGCTGGTACCGCAACGTGAAACCGGCATGACGCCCTACGAGATTATGCTCTCTGAATCGCAGGAGCGCATGCTGCTGGTCGCCGACAGCGGCCGCGAGCGCGAAGTGCAGGAAATTTTCGCCAAGTGGGGACTTTCCGCCGTCGTCGTCGGACGAGTGACGGACACGCGCCGGCTGCGCGTCCACCACCATGGCCGACTGGTCGCCGACATCCCGAACGCTCATCTCACGGATAACGCGCCGCGTTACGAGCGCCCGGCTGCTCCGCCGGACGACTGGATCGCCGACGCAGCGGCACGGCGGGAAGCGCGTGAAGCGGCGTTGGCGGAGATCTTTCCAGTCGCTGCGCGGCAGTTGTCGGCCGCACAGATTCGGGATGACCTGCGGCGATTGCTCACGTCGCCCAACCTCGCGTCGCGGCAGTGGATTTATCGCCAGTATGACCACATGGTACGCACCAACACGATTGTCCTCCCAGGCGCGGATGCGGCCGTTATTCGCATCAAGGAAACGCGCAAAGCGGTCGCTATGACGCTCGACGGCAACGGACGCTACGTGTTCCTCGAACCCCGCTTAGGCGCGGCGCTTGCCGTCGCCGAAGCCTGTCGAAACTTGGTCGCCGTCGGAGCAGAGCCGATTGGGCTGACCAACTGCCTAAACTTTGCTTCGCCGGAGCGCCCGGAAGTCATGTGGCAACTGCGCGAAACCATCGCCGGGATGGGCGACGCCGCCCGCGCTTTTGAAACACCCATCGTAAGCGGCAATGTCAGCCTCTACAACGAAACCGAAGGGCGCGGCATTTTCCCAACGCCTGTCATTGGCGCGGTTGGCCTTGTTGAGGACGTTCGGACGGTCATCGCGCCGCGTACGCTGCCGGAAGGCGAGGTGGTATATCTCTTGGGCGCGACCGGCGAGGATTTGGGCGGGACGGAGTACGTACGCCGGAGGTTCGGCGTCGTCGCCGGGCCGCTTCCGACGCTTGATCTCGAAGCCGAACGGCGGTTGCAGCGGTGCGTCTTGGAAGGCGCGCGTCGCCGGTTGTGGACGGCGGCGCACGACTGCGCCGACGGCGGATTGCTTGTGGCGTTGGCGGAGATGTGTTTTTCGGCGCATGGCAAGGCGGCTTCGGGGATGACGGTGAGCTTGCTGAGTTCCGACACCGAACGTTCGCGCGCAGGCGTACTGTTTGGCGAGACGCCGGGACGGATGCTCGTAGCGGTTGCGCCGCGTTATGCGGCTGAAGTGGAGTCACTGTGCGATGACCACGGTGTGCCATGTCAAACGTTGGGCGTCGTCCGCGGGGAGCGGCTGACGGTGACGCTCGATGGTGAGACTGTCCTTGACGAACTCATCGCCGAACTGGAACACCTCTGGCGAACGGCGCTTTGCTTGTGA
- a CDS encoding amidohydrolase codes for MESLRKFDLHTHILPPRWENLCDKYGYPGFPRLEYVNATCARIMIDDRLFREVQENCWHPEARIRDCHMHGVTMQALSTVPVMFSYWAKPQDTYDLARFLNDHIAEVVARHPTYFVGLGTLPMQSPELAARELERCINDLGLVGAEIGTHVNEWNLDAAELFPFFQRAAELGAALFVHPWEMVGQERMPKYFLPWLVGMPAETSLAICSMIFGGVFERLPRLRCCFAHGGGAFPFTLGRITKGWAARPDLCQINISQPPRTYLPQIYVDSLVHDADALRYVVKVFGVRRVVLGSDYPFPLGEDEPGKLICSIKEFSAEDRARLLWQNAVEFLGLADHEPLQGWETETAQAAERHNDSEAQ; via the coding sequence TTGGAGTCGCTCCGCAAATTTGACCTGCATACCCACATTCTGCCGCCGCGCTGGGAGAACCTGTGCGACAAGTATGGCTATCCCGGCTTTCCCCGGCTGGAGTATGTCAACGCCACCTGCGCCCGCATCATGATTGACGACCGCCTCTTCCGCGAGGTGCAGGAAAACTGCTGGCATCCTGAAGCCCGCATCCGCGACTGTCACATGCACGGCGTGACCATGCAGGCGCTGTCCACTGTGCCGGTGATGTTCAGCTACTGGGCCAAGCCACAGGACACCTACGACTTGGCACGCTTCCTCAATGACCACATTGCGGAAGTCGTCGCTCGCCATCCAACGTACTTCGTTGGACTAGGGACGCTGCCGATGCAGTCGCCGGAGCTGGCCGCCCGCGAACTAGAACGCTGCATCAATGATCTCGGACTTGTCGGAGCTGAGATTGGAACGCACGTCAACGAGTGGAATCTGGACGCCGCCGAACTGTTTCCCTTCTTCCAACGCGCCGCCGAGTTGGGTGCAGCGCTGTTTGTTCATCCATGGGAAATGGTTGGACAGGAACGTATGCCGAAGTACTTCCTACCGTGGCTGGTCGGGATGCCGGCCGAAACGTCGCTGGCGATTTGCTCTATGATTTTCGGCGGCGTCTTCGAGCGGCTGCCCCGCCTGCGCTGCTGCTTTGCCCACGGCGGCGGCGCGTTCCCTTTCACGCTGGGACGCATCACAAAAGGCTGGGCGGCGCGGCCCGACCTGTGCCAAATCAACATCAGCCAGCCGCCGCGCACCTACCTGCCGCAAATCTATGTGGACTCACTGGTTCATGACGCCGACGCTCTGCGCTATGTCGTCAAAGTGTTCGGCGTCCGGCGCGTCGTCCTTGGCAGTGACTATCCCTTTCCACTCGGCGAAGATGAACCGGGAAAGCTCATCTGTTCAATTAAAGAATTTTCCGCTGAAGACCGCGCGCGCCTGCTGTGGCAAAACGCCGTCGAGTTTCTCGGTCTCGCCGACCATGAGCCGCTCCAAGGCTGGGAAACTGAAACAGCGCAAGCCGCCGAGCGACACAACGACAGCGAAGCGCAGTGA
- a CDS encoding AAA family ATPase, with the protein MGKIIAVANQKGGVGKTTTAINLAASLAVNDRRTLLVDADPQANASSGVGIRRGTLRRTLYHVLILDEPLANVVQATELPALYVAPADRNLAGAEVELVGVDEREFVLRRALEGCRAQYDYIIIDCPPSLGLLTINALSAADSVLVPIQCEYFALEGVSELLDTLARIRRSFNPTLAVEGFLLTMFDERTNLSNQVMADLRDFYGKQVFETVITRNVRLAEAPSHGKPIILYDIKSRGANAYLQLAKEVISHDNQKGAWARTERAAS; encoded by the coding sequence ATGGGAAAAATCATTGCCGTTGCCAACCAGAAGGGCGGCGTCGGTAAGACGACCACTGCTATCAATCTGGCAGCGAGCTTAGCTGTCAACGACCGGCGGACGCTGCTAGTGGACGCCGACCCGCAGGCCAACGCCAGCAGTGGGGTAGGCATCCGACGCGGGACACTGCGGCGCACGCTCTACCACGTCCTCATCCTAGATGAGCCATTAGCCAACGTCGTGCAGGCGACGGAACTGCCAGCGCTCTACGTCGCCCCAGCTGACCGAAACCTGGCAGGAGCAGAAGTTGAACTTGTCGGAGTGGACGAACGCGAGTTTGTGTTGCGCCGTGCACTTGAAGGTTGCCGGGCGCAGTACGACTATATCATCATTGACTGCCCACCAAGTCTGGGTCTGCTGACTATCAACGCCCTAAGCGCCGCTGATTCCGTACTGGTGCCTATCCAATGTGAGTACTTTGCGCTGGAAGGCGTGTCGGAACTACTCGACACGTTGGCGCGCATCCGCCGGAGCTTCAATCCAACGCTCGCCGTCGAGGGCTTTTTGCTGACGATGTTTGATGAACGCACCAACCTGTCCAACCAGGTCATGGCGGATTTGCGGGATTTCTACGGCAAGCAGGTGTTCGAGACGGTCATTACTCGCAACGTCCGGCTTGCCGAAGCGCCCAGCCACGGCAAGCCCATCATTCTCTACGACATCAAATCACGAGGGGCAAACGCCTACCTGCAACTCGCCAAGGAGGTTATTTCGCATGACAACCAAAAGGGCGCTTGGGCGCGGACTGAGCGCGCTGCTTCCTGA